Below is a genomic region from Vanessa tameamea isolate UH-Manoa-2023 chromosome 14, ilVanTame1 primary haplotype, whole genome shotgun sequence.
gtatagatttgtattttattaaactataactaattatttattcttaatttctTCCAGGTCACAATGAAAGTGTCAGGCTGCAACGACGATATTTACGATGAAACGCAATTTTGCATGGGTTTGGTACCTATAGGTAGTAATGAAGACGTCAAGTTGACTCATCCCTTGGCCGATTGCCTTCCAAACGCGCCCATACCTAACCCAAACAACCCGACGTATGCCAGCCAACCCTACACAGAAGCTTTTGCTAATCCGCCGAACTTTCAAAATATACAGTTTTGTCCACCAGGCCCCATCCCTAACTACCCGTACCCTGTTGTGGCAAACGTGGTCGATGGAAATATGTTCGGTTCTAAGAATAGTCTTCCAGGAGTCTTCGAAACTAATGCCCAGCCTCGAGCTGATCAGAACTCTACATCTATGCCGATACCGGCCTTTCCTCCTTTACCCGAAGGTCAAGCTATCCCATACATGCTTCCTCAGAGTCCACCACCCCCCTACTCTATGCAACCTTTTTCACCAGAACCGTCAGCTCCCCCttcgtattaatttttttagtttcgaTATGACCGAATTACACAAAAATGTTGAGGACGTACAAACAATAGGttattccttttttataatatgataaatttcgtttaaattaaatgtaaccatcaaaatttttcgtaaaataacTGTTATTCGGCTGTCATTAGCAAACAACAACCAGTCTGTGATattcaatgtttaaatattatgtgcCATTTTCCataaattatgtacttataacatttataatccGCGTGTTATTGCAATGGAATAGAACCTTgtcaaaaagaaaatattagttATGGATCGTTAGCAAAGAATttctgaataataattaattatgcgaCTCTGGAAAAGACTAATAATACtactaaatatgtaaatgtataacTACGAAAAGACTAATAAGAATAAGGTGGTTATGATTTCAGCAAATTAGCCTAAGTAGGGgtaagtattttaatgattttatgtatttgtcTGAATTATTTCGCCTTAAATTTTCAGATATATAATCCCCCTCTTTCCACCTTCAttaaacactaaaataataaacctcGAGTCAAAATTAATACTAATGAATAAGTAACAATACGTCCTATAGTCTCGAAAGCATCGACGTGCGCTTGCAGTCCTTACCAGGCGGTCCGCCCGTCTCAGTTCCACGAGCATCCCATTCCGATCGCACGCGGATTTTACCGTGATTATCGGCAGCAACGGGTTAGATAATATCTTATTGAATAATACCTTgtctaagaaataaaatagaaagtaTGATGACATTCAATCACGCTATCTGAAAACTGAGTAATTGattgcaaaaaataatattaaatgtatttttttctaacaaagAAGAATTATCATAACTCGACCTGGGGACATCGAAGGACTAGTGAGTTAAATAAATGGTAATCATTTTCATAAGTATGTTTAAtatgttgatataaaatttaatttgttactatTCGTGCAAAAAGTCATACGTAAATGAAATGATGTCTATTTAAACAGCAGAGCatttaaattgatgttttactttgctaatataatacttttttgtttgctttttactaatcaataacaaatttttttatcatttcatgaataaaactaaaaatacaattaatgcaATGTCGAATGGcagtagaatttttttttgcacTAACAGTAACAACAcacaacaaagaaaataataattgttattttttatagaaatatattgtaatcttttatatctattttataaatttatatttcttaataaatatatcaaattaataaatgagaaacaatcctttttatttcaatttcttatcactttcctcttatgaaattattattattttcattataaccTTCCAAGCTTTCAACGCTTATACACATGTATGCTAACTCACTGCTCATAGCTgaataaaacgaatacaaaactAAACATAAAATGCTTGCATTTTAGATAACATAcatgatacattttatttttgattggtCAGGATTGTAATTTCTATCACAGTCAATATTGTGATCAAATATTAACCAGTTACTTGATAAACGCTAATAAATTGTTCATAAAACTAAGTAACtacaaaatatgaaacaaaaaatatgtggttataattattgtaacatttcttaataatatcttataaaattgtaaaaatataaatgctttataaaaattttgactGACTTTACATAGtagtaatatatcaattaattgtaaacattatttctaaTTCTGTTAGGATAGAACCATTTGGAGCGCCGTATGATGTCAGGCGCTAAATACCGTTAGCAACGCTATAGAAGTTAATTGTctttgaattgttttaatttaaagttataaattccAACCTAAccagaaatatatattgtgcTCAGGAAACCTTATGTTAATCATTTTTGTCTGAAACgtttgcaaaaaaattataatgtaatataagatttagatgaaaaagtattttgattatTGTCATTttgtgctttatttatttacaataatagtaggtacatttaataaatactaaatcaaaagaaaatccTTCATTTTACCTTTGCTATGGTAGTTTCTATGCATTATTTTAGATATCCTGTCCTCATTCATAATTcgtatatcatttaattttaaaatatttgaaacaacatttattaaaaactaaattgactttatattttattaaattcatcgtAGTTTTCCTGACGCTTCATAATCATTTTCAAGATACGGTTTCTTACTGACATATCCTAACAGAATTTAGAACAAATAATAAgtcttgtttttaaataagatttgtatGAATCATAAGcatgtacattatattatacatatacattaaaacaataatcaaaTCTCATTTATgaataagtacttatatattGTGACTAAGACTAGTTATCGATATATGCAACTAGTGCTAATTTGTACAAAGTCAGTGTAACATAATGGCTTTAAGTTGAAACAATTCTTATTTTCCTTACTAACTTTAGATAAATTAGCACTACCTATACAGTACGTATCACAAGTACTTTTGCagtgtaaagttttataaaaatgttagtaaagagtaacattgaatataaaattaacatcttATAACAGCGTCATTACATCaacattacataattaaaaattatcaaaaaaatcttgtgttactataaaatgtatatacaggttattggtaattcgacgtattcccgttaggaggtgatagggggtgactatttgcgataattttaacccccatatgcataatgcaaaagtgaaccatttttgagttatcacgtttcttagactttttcaaaataagtcaaaattggaacttcaaaaatttatttaaaaaaaagtatcaattaaaatctatttttttcttctgatttataaaaaacgattaaagactggatattattcaatatttaaacaataattatcggtccaaatttaaaaatgcgagacagaaaacgacattatttcaaatttatttttttccctcaaaattgtctgaaaaacaaaaaaaaaaaccttatgaaacttgttctgcagattattttcaaaacataatcgtttacttagctttccgaaactgtataaaaactaggaatttatttcaaagcaaccgaaataaaatgatcagaaaggacgctggtggaaattcgtattcgaagatgaccgaattcgtactaaaggtcgctctttaaaattcccacaaaattgatttaaaataaaaaacttacttatttacttaatacaaatttaaaataaaatttagatacataaacagttcagtagctaagttacaattaagatattttgtaatttagcctagttcttattcgaagtgacttcccctattgggaacgcaaagtcgcattatttttctaagttgtgacttaactaccgaactagtcaaattattccgcattgtatttgaagcgttcataattcttattttaatttcttctgcGGATGACACAGGCGAGACGTCATAAACTAGGCATTTCACAAGtcctttttcaaatttcattcattttctttCTCTGAAACAATAATGTATTCTTTAgtaaacatatacaaaaaatataaatggaacAAAGTGTTAAATACACTTATTATAGATTATCAGTATTGTTTTTTCGAAAATTatgacaatgaaatatataaactcaCTTTTCTCAGTATCGGGGGAATCAAGCACTGGTGCACTTGCCGCTGAGTATGGGTTTCCAGGAACaggctaaaaaaatattgtagttcgtacatatgtatataattataaataaataattaacaaaaacatatagGAGTAGTAGTAAGTACTTACAGATACAGGAAGAGATGGTCCGACCCCCGGCGACTGATAAGGCACGTTGCCTTGGACGGTAAAACCGATGTTACCAGTCTTTAATAAGGTCCTACCGGGCGCATTCGATCCTGTTTCTGGAGTGGATCCCATTTGCTTTGGTGTATATGGCACATTTTGAAGGGCAGCAGGGTAGGGCGAATCGTTTCCAGGGTATGGAGGGGGGTTATCAGGGTATGGAGCGTTGTGGCTGGGATACGGTGAATTACTTACAATGCTCGGATTTCCGATAGGGTATGGTATGTTTCCAGCTGGATAAGGTGATTGCGTTACATCGTTTGTAGGATACGGCGGATTCGGGCTGGGGTATGGCGACGTGACAGGATAAGGAAGATGTTGATGAGGACTGTTTGGATACGGTGCATTTATTTGTGAGGGAGGACTGCCAGGGTATGGATAAGGACTGGCAGCAGGATAAGACGATAAGGGTTGTTGGGTCACTGCTGCAATCGGTTGAGGCATTTGGTCCTGCAGTGGATTGTGTACATTGTCCTGGAAACCAACTAAGGGAGTAGtcccaataattatttttcgtgATCCTTCCGAGTCATTGTGACATCCGCTAGGAGAAATGGTGacctaaaacaaatacatacaaaaaagaGGTCAGTGAGTTTTAAGGctatgttttgtaaattttccaATATAAGGTAAAGGGTTCAAAAACTgtcaatgtttttctttatttagcacaatttatattaaacacacAATCCAATACCTCAATAGTAACAGTGCAgatatagcaaaaaaaaataaaatagtgactagttattaattatacataaacaagAGTGtcataatttatctaaataactACTTACTTCTAATTTGTAATCTATATCAATGTATCTGCATGAAGACACATTGTAAATATCTAAAGCAGGTACTTCCATATCTATTGTCCAGTTGCGAGTGGTGTCGCCAGGTACAGACCCTTTTTTTATCTCAGCTACGACATCATTCTGTGTCCTTCTTCCCGAATGGTGTGTTGCAATAAAGACTACTTCCTAAAAACATTagctttaattaaaacagaCATAAGGGATTTTGTTTAAACTTACTGACTGGCTTAACAATggtttaagttatattaaaagaatcATTTGAACTTAATTAAactgtcataaaaataaacaattaggACAACAAAATCATGGTGGAGAGGAATAATATGTTTAGACAGCACTTAGAAGTCATATAAGTAAATCTTACAGAGTATTCATCCAacccattaaataaatttgagaaAATTACTGTagaaccaatattttttatcaataagtatttaattgtatgttaaatatatgttgctgttattccttaaaaataattgattatttcctTCAACTATGCTTAAACGTTTTGTTGGAAGTGAGTATGACAATAGTCcgtactatataataatataccataATAATctacattcaaaaaatattctatatataaaacattattctaTTCTCACCTTAACAATGCGTATGACAATTTGGCTAATTTCTACATTGCCCTTATTTTCGCATGAAATTTCAATCGGAATTGTTTGCCCAGGACAGTAGCCAGACATGGGAGCATTGACGACAGTATCACATGAACCTGAACTAAAACAGCAGCAGCAATATGAAGCATTGAATTCCATTTCAATTGGTTCCTGTTCAATAAGATAagcaaaaagttattaatattgtattagtattaaatgaaaaattttacgtaaatgattataatattttatctattatctTTACACCAATTGGAAAATAGATAGGTGTTcattgtatatgtaataatacaCTAATGAAAATTTCAATGAGAAagactgttattattttataaagctcTAGGATGTTGAGttcagataaatatatatgattatggTGGCCACAGTGTTCACAAAGAACACATTTCAAATGCATAGAAGATAATATAGTGACCAA
It encodes:
- the LOC113398809 gene encoding arrestin domain-containing protein 17-like, producing the protein MGFDDGRMVLESPNGAYYSGQTVRGKLTFEQNKVKSFRGIYVKILGFCKVHWTTTESRRVNGKTTTYRKTHESYEEYVNMKVYLVGGESGDHQIQPGHYDYPFTFNLPAGCPASFEGNYGHIRYEIKAVVDRAFKFDQEKKIAVRVITPMDLNSDPYCREPIEMEFNASYCCCCFSSGSCDTVVNAPMSGYCPGQTIPIEISCENKGNVEISQIVIRIVKEVVFIATHHSGRRTQNDVVAEIKKGSVPGDTTRNWTIDMEVPALDIYNVSSCRYIDIDYKLEVTISPSGCHNDSEGSRKIIIGTTPLVGFQDNVHNPLQDQMPQPIAAVTQQPLSSYPAASPYPYPGSPPSQINAPYPNSPHQHLPYPVTSPYPSPNPPYPTNDVTQSPYPAGNIPYPIGNPSIVSNSPYPSHNAPYPDNPPPYPGNDSPYPAALQNVPYTPKQMGSTPETGSNAPGRTLLKTGNIGFTVQGNVPYQSPGVGPSLPVSPVPGNPYSAASAPVLDSPDTEKKKENE